Proteins from a single region of Weeksella virosa DSM 16922:
- a CDS encoding FecR family protein has translation MIRKLLEKYWSNNSSLEEKKELLEIIDNPKVVSEKITQTWSENDNTIMIDKRLSRKVLQKIHQKINETHKTKKHFSTYSSFIKFSIAASLVLFCVFGLLYHKNIASTSTVALVNYDTISNETADKLMNIRLNDNSTVVLYPKSEIVYDGQFNQKNRAVLLMGKAKFKVYKNKELPFTVSIKSFTTTALGTEFIVTENIKNNQASVQLLEGKVRIDSQKKAAFESVFLNAGENFWLDLENNQVQITNQKISKPKTVSTKKYTEKTEIITLPEIPETEKNNEITDEIIFDKTPLIDVFDKIEKTYQTKIHTTNIPKELTFTGRFKSTDNYQQIIEIICQLNDLQYQAIDKQVYIEK, from the coding sequence ATGATAAGAAAATTATTAGAAAAATATTGGTCGAATAATAGTTCTTTAGAAGAAAAAAAAGAGCTATTAGAGATTATCGATAATCCAAAAGTCGTTTCGGAAAAAATAACACAAACTTGGTCCGAAAATGATAATACGATCATGATAGATAAGAGACTTTCTAGGAAAGTTCTCCAGAAAATTCATCAAAAAATAAACGAAACCCATAAAACAAAAAAACATTTCTCGACTTATTCTTCTTTTATAAAATTTTCCATTGCAGCTTCATTGGTCTTGTTTTGTGTTTTTGGTTTATTGTACCATAAAAATATAGCGTCAACTTCTACAGTCGCTCTTGTAAATTACGATACGATATCCAATGAAACAGCGGATAAACTAATGAACATTCGATTGAATGACAATTCTACAGTTGTCCTTTATCCAAAATCAGAAATTGTGTATGATGGCCAATTCAACCAAAAAAATAGAGCAGTTTTATTGATGGGAAAAGCAAAGTTTAAGGTTTATAAAAATAAAGAGCTTCCTTTTACTGTTTCCATCAAAAGCTTCACTACAACGGCACTAGGTACAGAATTTATCGTAACCGAAAATATAAAAAACAATCAGGCTTCTGTACAACTGCTAGAAGGAAAGGTGAGGATTGATAGCCAGAAAAAAGCAGCTTTTGAATCTGTTTTTTTGAATGCAGGAGAGAATTTCTGGTTAGATTTAGAGAATAATCAGGTGCAGATCACCAACCAAAAAATAAGCAAACCAAAAACTGTTTCAACCAAGAAATATACCGAGAAAACAGAAATAATTACGTTGCCAGAGATACCCGAAACCGAAAAGAATAATGAGATAACAGACGAAATAATTTTTGATAAAACACCTTTGATAGATGTTTTTGATAAAATAGAAAAAACTTATCAAACCAAAATTCACACCACCAATATCCCAAAAGAATTGACATTTACGGGACGATTCAAATCAACAGATAATTATCAACAAATCATCGAGATTATTTGCCAATTGAATGACTTGCAATATCAGGCAATTGATAAACAAGTTTATATAGAAAAATAA
- a CDS encoding RNA polymerase sigma factor has protein sequence MKVKISKTLEEKQFDQIYFQYHSSIYRNIRKLIYDEDIALDILQEVFITLWNHRAEKLADTALAGWLFTVSYNKSIDYLRKTIKEEIAESDKIFSIQSNYEESLEFEQQYSLKLELIEEAVENLSPRRKEVFRLCRFEGYTKDEVAQMLKISTDSVSDYLKQANQFIREYIQKEYPTYSSLFVLSCLIKFF, from the coding sequence ATGAAGGTGAAAATTTCCAAAACTTTAGAAGAAAAACAATTCGATCAGATATATTTTCAGTATCATTCTTCTATTTATCGAAATATACGCAAGTTAATTTACGATGAAGATATAGCATTGGACATTCTGCAAGAAGTTTTTATTACACTCTGGAATCATCGGGCCGAAAAATTAGCAGACACTGCCTTAGCAGGATGGCTTTTTACCGTAAGTTATAATAAATCTATAGATTATCTAAGAAAAACAATCAAAGAAGAGATTGCCGAAAGTGATAAAATTTTTAGTATACAGTCGAATTACGAAGAAAGTTTAGAGTTCGAACAACAATATTCATTAAAACTAGAATTGATAGAAGAAGCTGTTGAAAATCTTTCGCCTAGAAGAAAAGAAGTCTTTAGATTGTGTCGATTCGAAGGGTATACGAAAGATGAAGTTGCCCAAATGCTGAAGATTTCTACCGATTCTGTTAGTGATTATCTAAAACAAGCAAATCAGTTTATACGAGAATATATCCAGAAAGAATACCCTACATACAGTAGTTTATTTGTGTTGAGTTGTTTGATTAAGTTTTTCTAA
- a CDS encoding SDR family NAD(P)-dependent oxidoreductase: MHKNIIVTGASRGIGKEIAKQHLALGNRVLTISRNLEKLDELNHFAQPNQLINIGLDLSKYKDIDQILAYIKDWETVDILYNNAGLCINKPFEDVSEQDLLHSWQINFMAPYRLIQLLLTKFTNTSHVVNISTMGAVQGSVKFAGLSAYSSSKSATCNLTELLAEELNQNGPRINCIALGAVQTEMLQEAFPGYQAPTTPKEMAEFLVDFGLNGHRFFNGKILPASISTP, translated from the coding sequence ATGCATAAAAACATTATCGTAACCGGAGCAAGCCGCGGAATAGGAAAAGAAATTGCTAAACAACATTTGGCCTTAGGAAATCGTGTATTAACCATTTCTAGAAACCTAGAAAAGTTAGATGAGTTGAACCATTTTGCTCAACCAAACCAACTGATTAACATAGGGTTAGATTTAAGTAAATATAAGGATATAGACCAAATTTTGGCGTATATAAAAGATTGGGAGACAGTCGATATTCTATACAATAATGCTGGTTTATGCATAAATAAACCATTCGAAGACGTTAGTGAACAAGACTTACTGCATTCTTGGCAAATAAACTTTATGGCTCCCTATCGATTGATCCAGTTATTGCTTACAAAATTTACAAACACCTCCCACGTAGTGAATATTTCTACTATGGGTGCCGTACAAGGTTCTGTGAAATTTGCTGGCTTATCGGCCTATTCTTCATCAAAGTCAGCTACTTGTAATTTGACTGAATTATTGGCAGAGGAACTCAACCAAAATGGTCCTCGAATAAACTGTATCGCACTTGGTGCTGTACAAACAGAAATGTTACAAGAAGCTTTTCCTGGTTATCAAGCTCCGACAACACCAAAAGAAATGGCCGAATTTTTAGTGGATTTTGGATTAAATGGACATCGTTTTTTTAATGGTAAAATTTTGCCAGCCTCTATTTCGACTCCTTAA
- a CDS encoding ABC transporter ATP-binding protein: MNNRTVDNIRLENLVVGYKNKTLLKELNLQIETGKFIVLLGNNGAGKSSLLNTILGINQPISGDILYSNQAISQMKTSEIAKQVAVVFSNLTHIPTIKVADLIEIGANDHFSYKQQMALNRVILEEIPIKNILDKYATEISEGQLQLAMITRALKQNTPFLLLDEPTANLDLGNQFRIFDLLKKLSKQLQKTFLMATHQVDLALEMADEIWWIENKQLVSGLPEDIAYRYRILEKLSDNILQFIPSRNIYSIPIETKKTVNLQGEGELFYWTSKALLKQGYQQSSLSQTSVIVREKEIYYEDKTFHSIEKFIYYFIQNA, encoded by the coding sequence ATGAATAACAGAACGGTCGATAATATTCGGTTAGAAAATCTTGTCGTAGGCTACAAGAATAAAACACTACTCAAAGAGCTTAACTTACAGATAGAGACAGGTAAATTTATTGTCCTTTTAGGTAATAATGGTGCAGGAAAATCGAGCTTACTCAATACTATTCTAGGAATAAATCAACCGATTTCTGGTGATATTTTATACAGCAATCAAGCTATTTCGCAAATGAAAACTTCGGAAATTGCAAAGCAAGTTGCTGTTGTTTTTTCTAACCTCACCCATATTCCTACTATCAAAGTTGCAGATTTAATAGAAATTGGTGCAAATGATCACTTTTCCTATAAACAACAAATGGCTCTGAATAGGGTTATTTTAGAGGAAATTCCTATCAAAAATATTTTGGATAAATACGCAACTGAAATTAGCGAAGGTCAATTACAATTGGCGATGATTACACGAGCTTTGAAACAAAATACTCCTTTTTTGTTGCTCGATGAACCTACTGCAAATTTAGATTTAGGAAATCAATTTCGTATATTTGACCTCTTGAAAAAGTTGAGCAAACAACTGCAAAAAACTTTTCTCATGGCAACTCATCAGGTAGATTTGGCATTGGAAATGGCCGATGAAATTTGGTGGATCGAAAACAAACAACTTGTTTCTGGATTACCTGAAGATATTGCTTATCGTTATCGAATTTTAGAAAAATTATCCGATAATATTCTACAATTCATCCCTTCTAGAAATATATATTCGATCCCAATCGAAACAAAGAAAACGGTAAATTTACAGGGTGAAGGGGAGTTATTTTACTGGACAAGCAAAGCACTTCTGAAGCAAGGTTATCAACAAAGTTCTCTATCCCAGACAAGTGTGATTGTCCGAGAAAAAGAAATATATTACGAAGATAAAACGTTTCATTCAATCGAAAAATTCATATACTATTTTATACAAAATGCATAA
- a CDS encoding FecCD family ABC transporter permease: MKKHWLTITCLLIVFIFICLNLLIGKANISIEDIFRILVGQSEDNFAQNLILHYRLPKVITSILVGLALPIAGFLLQELFKNSLAEPSVLGITAMASLGVAIVVFLFSIIGLDYLLGNSWLTISAAMIGSLTALVLIGTFSYRVKSSTALIVLGMMLSGLAVSFIGLLQYFAPSEKIKSFLLWSFGSLTGLKWEQIFVFSLCVFTGLLLAYGTLKSLTFLLLGEKYAQTLGVNLLRLRFTLLLSTSILTAAATAFAGPIAFIGLAVPHICRNILKTSNMHYLFFSVMMMGAALMLIFSFLTDIFPFGTFPINIITSLFGTPIVISIVLKNSKSEG, from the coding sequence GTGAAAAAACATTGGTTAACCATCACTTGTCTATTGATCGTTTTTATTTTTATTTGTCTCAATTTACTTATTGGTAAAGCAAATATTTCGATCGAAGATATTTTCAGGATTTTGGTCGGACAATCGGAAGATAACTTCGCACAAAACTTAATTCTACATTACCGTTTACCAAAAGTAATCACTTCTATTTTGGTCGGATTAGCACTCCCCATCGCTGGATTTTTATTGCAAGAGTTATTTAAAAATTCATTAGCAGAACCAAGTGTTTTAGGTATTACAGCAATGGCGAGTTTGGGTGTTGCCATAGTGGTCTTTCTTTTTTCTATCATCGGTTTAGATTATTTATTAGGCAATTCTTGGCTAACCATTAGTGCCGCAATGATAGGGTCACTTACCGCCTTGGTTCTCATTGGCACCTTTTCTTATCGGGTAAAATCATCCACAGCACTTATTGTTTTGGGCATGATGCTTTCTGGCTTAGCGGTTTCTTTTATCGGATTGTTGCAATATTTTGCACCCTCAGAAAAAATAAAATCATTTCTTTTGTGGAGTTTCGGGTCGCTAACAGGCCTCAAATGGGAACAAATTTTTGTGTTTTCCCTTTGCGTTTTCACTGGATTACTATTGGCTTACGGTACGCTAAAGAGTTTAACGTTTTTACTTCTGGGCGAAAAATATGCCCAAACGCTTGGCGTCAATTTATTGCGTTTACGTTTCACCTTATTGCTTTCTACCTCTATACTTACTGCAGCTGCAACAGCTTTTGCCGGCCCCATAGCTTTTATCGGGTTAGCTGTACCACATATTTGTAGAAATATCCTAAAAACTAGCAATATGCACTATTTATTTTTTTCGGTAATGATGATGGGTGCAGCACTAATGCTGATTTTTAGTTTTTTAACCGATATTTTCCCTTTCGGTACATTTCCGATTAATATTATAACTTCCCTTTTTGGGACACCTATTGTAATCAGTATAGTACTGAAAAACTCTAAATCTGAAGGATGA
- a CDS encoding SusC/RagA family TonB-linked outer membrane protein, with protein MKRYLTLLSLCFAAVQMVAQENSKIKGIVQDEKGKPVSGASVHITSDSDTSISFSTTTNSNGIFEVSGLLSDEKYDIEIDHLHHESYYIDNYKVNAGDNNSLSVKLNQSIGLEAAVVTALGIKREEKKLGFAQQTIDSESLNNAENNNWSDGLKGKVAGLNIISAGSGPINSQNIVLRGNNSTELHKNYALIVIDGVPMNPEMTSSGNNSSYMGADSPIDFGNAISDLNPNDIESVTVLKGPSAAALYGSRAANGAIMITTKSGNKNKKIGVDFRSSLMVDVINRWPDYQYEYGQGTLQKNKKGEFYYSYGNSSDGNSTSATSSAFGPKFDGQFYYQYDPFLQGQGEERTLWRPYKDNRKAFWNTGITFTNNVSISGSGKEGAMRASFGHVKNSWIMPNTGFDSYTASINANYNVSERIKLTSVVNYTNKVSDNIPGTGYNNGSIAYFMIFQNPNVSLDWYRDRWYAGQEYLSQIQPYSSYIDNPYVIAYDATNPLQSNQITGNIQANIQLTSKLNFMLRSGVNMYNQIRQQNRPHDMNRWLNGHYKRQDIQKREINTDFLLSYQDYIGEDFSMSMNFGGNKRDYQYLRKDAQVDELVIPNVYMLSNGMNSPIVKTYDKYIKVNSLYGLISLGFRDQVFIDITARNDWSSTLPKNNRSYFYPSVSSSFILSDIFRLSKPIDYLKYRLSFAQVGNDAEPYSTSKYYNANDFPGSSTTPSKLHNLDLKPEISKSWETGIELMMFRKRVGIDVTLYQTNTRNQIIEVPTDQVTGYTSAIINGGEVRNRGIEVMLNLKPIRTTDFTWQLIGNWAINENRIIALTDGVEEKPLASSGTVSVIGKVGGTTTALYGYGFVRDNQGNIVYENGVPAYPTEIQYIGDAAPKWRAGLTNSFKYKNLSLSVTLDGQYGGIVYSQSHHKMMEQGKLKATLPGRDTGFIVGEGVVQNPDGSYSPNTEQVKITDYYAKYYRRANVESNSFDASYLKLREVNFTYNLPKKLIEKTGLDNLSLSVFGKNLAVWSDFPLYDPETASIEGSTIIPGVEMGQMPSTASIGFTLKASL; from the coding sequence ATGAAACGTTATTTAACATTATTATCCTTGTGTTTTGCTGCCGTTCAAATGGTGGCTCAAGAAAACTCTAAAATCAAGGGAATTGTACAAGACGAGAAAGGGAAACCTGTTTCGGGAGCAAGTGTACACATTACTTCTGATTCGGATACATCTATTTCGTTTTCTACAACGACCAACAGCAATGGGATTTTTGAGGTGAGTGGATTATTATCCGATGAAAAATATGATATAGAAATAGATCATTTGCATCATGAATCGTATTATATCGATAATTATAAAGTAAATGCAGGAGATAATAATTCTTTGTCAGTAAAACTTAACCAAAGTATCGGTTTAGAGGCCGCTGTAGTGACGGCTTTGGGAATTAAAAGAGAAGAAAAAAAGTTGGGGTTTGCACAGCAAACTATTGATTCTGAGTCGCTAAATAATGCAGAAAACAATAACTGGTCAGATGGATTGAAAGGAAAAGTAGCAGGTCTAAATATCATTTCGGCTGGCTCTGGACCCATCAACTCACAAAATATTGTTTTGCGAGGAAATAACTCTACCGAATTGCATAAAAACTACGCACTCATTGTAATCGATGGTGTACCCATGAATCCCGAAATGACATCTTCTGGTAATAATTCTTCTTACATGGGAGCAGATTCGCCTATCGATTTTGGAAACGCAATTTCAGACCTCAACCCAAATGATATTGAGAGTGTTACGGTTCTTAAAGGGCCTTCTGCAGCTGCTCTATACGGTTCTCGTGCAGCCAATGGAGCCATTATGATTACGACAAAGTCGGGAAATAAAAATAAAAAAATCGGAGTCGATTTTCGCTCTTCTCTTATGGTAGATGTAATTAATCGATGGCCAGATTATCAGTACGAATATGGGCAAGGAACTTTGCAAAAAAACAAAAAAGGTGAGTTTTATTATTCCTATGGTAATTCTTCTGATGGTAACTCTACCAGTGCAACAAGTAGTGCTTTCGGACCCAAATTCGACGGACAATTTTACTACCAATATGATCCTTTCTTGCAAGGACAAGGCGAAGAGAGAACACTTTGGAGACCTTATAAAGACAATAGAAAAGCGTTTTGGAATACTGGTATAACTTTTACCAATAATGTATCGATTTCTGGTAGCGGAAAAGAAGGGGCGATGAGAGCATCTTTTGGACATGTGAAAAATAGTTGGATTATGCCCAATACAGGGTTCGATAGTTATACTGCATCCATCAATGCAAATTATAATGTATCGGAAAGGATAAAATTAACGTCAGTTGTCAATTACACCAATAAAGTTAGCGATAACATTCCGGGAACAGGTTATAATAACGGTTCTATAGCTTATTTCATGATTTTTCAGAACCCAAATGTAAGCTTAGATTGGTACAGAGATCGCTGGTATGCAGGGCAAGAATATCTAAGCCAGATACAGCCGTATAGTTCTTATATAGATAATCCCTACGTTATAGCTTATGATGCTACCAATCCATTGCAGAGTAATCAAATTACAGGAAACATCCAGGCAAATATTCAACTTACCTCGAAGCTAAATTTCATGTTGCGCTCGGGCGTTAATATGTATAACCAAATAAGACAACAAAACCGACCACATGATATGAATCGTTGGTTGAATGGACATTATAAAAGGCAAGATATCCAAAAAAGAGAAATCAACACCGACTTTCTCTTATCCTACCAAGATTATATAGGTGAGGATTTCTCTATGAGCATGAATTTTGGTGGGAATAAAAGAGATTATCAATACTTACGCAAAGATGCACAAGTAGACGAATTAGTAATCCCCAATGTCTATATGTTGTCTAACGGGATGAATAGCCCTATCGTAAAAACATATGATAAGTATATAAAAGTCAATAGTTTATATGGGTTGATATCCCTAGGATTTAGAGATCAGGTATTTATAGATATTACAGCCCGAAACGATTGGTCGAGTACATTACCCAAAAACAATCGTTCTTATTTCTACCCATCAGTATCATCTAGCTTTATCTTATCAGATATTTTTAGATTATCAAAACCAATTGATTATCTAAAATATAGATTATCTTTTGCACAAGTAGGAAACGATGCAGAACCGTATAGTACAAGTAAATACTATAATGCTAATGACTTTCCTGGGTCTTCAACTACACCAAGCAAATTACACAATTTAGACCTGAAACCAGAAATATCTAAAAGTTGGGAAACCGGAATAGAGTTGATGATGTTTCGTAAAAGGGTTGGGATAGATGTAACGCTCTATCAAACCAACACAAGAAATCAAATTATCGAAGTACCTACTGATCAAGTTACCGGTTATACCTCTGCTATTATCAATGGAGGAGAAGTGCGAAATCGTGGTATAGAAGTTATGCTAAATCTCAAACCAATCCGTACAACAGATTTTACGTGGCAACTAATCGGAAACTGGGCTATCAATGAAAATAGAATCATTGCACTTACAGATGGTGTAGAGGAGAAACCATTGGCTTCTTCTGGTACTGTAAGTGTAATTGGGAAAGTTGGGGGTACAACAACAGCGCTTTATGGATACGGTTTTGTCCGTGATAATCAAGGAAACATTGTCTATGAAAATGGAGTACCGGCTTATCCTACCGAAATACAATATATAGGAGATGCAGCACCAAAATGGCGCGCAGGATTAACGAATTCTTTCAAGTATAAAAATCTAAGTTTAAGTGTAACATTAGACGGTCAATACGGTGGAATTGTTTACTCACAATCGCATCATAAAATGATGGAACAAGGAAAACTAAAAGCTACCTTGCCAGGTCGAGATACAGGATTTATTGTTGGTGAAGGAGTTGTGCAAAACCCAGATGGGAGCTATTCACCCAACACCGAGCAAGTGAAGATTACCGATTATTATGCGAAATACTATCGTCGTGCCAATGTAGAATCCAACTCATTTGATGCATCTTACCTAAAACTGCGCGAAGTGAATTTTACCTACAATTTACCTAAAAAACTGATAGAGAAAACTGGTTTGGATAATCTGAGTTTATCGGTATTTGGGAAAAATTTAGCCGTTTGGTCAGACTTCCCGTTGTATGATCCAGAGACTGCATCAATAGAAGGTTCTACTATTATACCAGGTGTAGAAATGGGGCAAATGCCTTCTACCGCATCTATCGGATTTACCTTAAAAGCATCTTTGTAA
- a CDS encoding cytochrome d ubiquinol oxidase subunit II, giving the protein MIYVVIIFLWLSINLYLILGGADFGAGVVELFAKKDFKKRTQVIMYRSIGPIWEANHMWLIIAVVIMFVGFPAIYSEMANHLHIPLVIMLMGIIARGTSFTFRNYDAIQDKWHNLYDLIFTYSSFLTPLFLGIIAASMVSGSIDTNANNFLDAYIFSWLSWFNVSVGIFTVSLCGFLAAIFSLNTVCNPEDLTVLKRMALGFTFSTFFLGGVVFAVSIWQNIPLIDWIFRNYIGYIAVMMATLVWIGVIRLVNNNHFRWSRVLAGGIVFCILVAVSYSHYPNIVLFRDESSLSLMDNAANEKVIDMLAYALLGGSVFILPFFIYLMYAFNKQNTRSAQK; this is encoded by the coding sequence ATTTTGGAGCAGGAGTAGTGGAGTTATTTGCCAAAAAAGATTTTAAGAAAAGAACACAAGTTATTATGTATCGTTCCATCGGACCAATTTGGGAAGCCAATCATATGTGGTTGATTATTGCAGTAGTAATTATGTTTGTTGGTTTTCCGGCAATTTATTCAGAAATGGCAAATCATTTACACATTCCTTTGGTAATCATGCTGATGGGAATAATTGCACGAGGAACGTCTTTTACTTTTCGTAATTACGATGCAATCCAAGACAAATGGCACAATCTTTATGATTTAATTTTTACCTACTCTAGTTTCTTAACGCCGCTTTTCTTAGGGATTATTGCGGCTTCTATGGTTTCGGGTAGCATAGATACAAATGCGAATAATTTTCTAGATGCTTATATTTTTTCTTGGCTTTCTTGGTTCAATGTTTCTGTAGGAATATTTACTGTTTCTTTATGTGGTTTTTTAGCTGCTATATTCTCACTCAATACTGTCTGTAATCCAGAGGACTTGACTGTTTTAAAGAGAATGGCTTTAGGTTTTACTTTTTCAACATTTTTTTTAGGCGGAGTTGTTTTTGCTGTATCTATTTGGCAAAATATTCCTCTAATCGATTGGATTTTTAGAAATTACATTGGCTATATTGCAGTGATGATGGCTACATTGGTTTGGATAGGGGTGATTCGATTGGTGAATAACAACCATTTTAGGTGGTCGAGAGTTTTGGCAGGAGGGATCGTATTTTGTATTTTGGTAGCAGTCTCGTATTCTCATTATCCAAATATTGTACTTTTCAGAGATGAATCAAGCTTATCTTTGATGGATAATGCAGCGAATGAAAAAGTGATAGATATGCTAGCTTATGCGCTATTAGGAGGTTCGGTTTTCATTTTACCGTTTTTCATCTACCTTATGTATGCATTTAATAAACAAAATACTCGATCAGCTCAAAAATAA
- the lysS gene encoding lysine--tRNA ligase, translating into MQLSEQEIIRREKLQQLRDLGIEPYPAKEFEVTTYSSHIKENYEEGKVVKLAGRLMSTRIMGKASFAELQDSEGRIQIYISRDDLPNESDYNTVFKKLLDIGDFIGIEGYLFKTKVGEISVHVTQLTVLAKTLRPLPIVKTDDDGHVFDAFVDPELRYRMRYVDLVVNPHVKTIFQKRTKLFQAMRDFFNARGYLEVETPILQSIPGGAAARPFITHHNALDIPLYLRIANELYLKRLIVGGFDGVYEFSKNFRNEGMDRTHNPEFTAMEIYVAYKDYNWMMDFTEQLLEHCAIAVNGSTKATFGEHEIDFKAPYKRVTMRQSIIDFTGFDIEGKTEEELRKAALEMGIAVDETMGKGKLIDEIFGEKCEGNYIQPTFITDYPKAMSPLTKKHRDNEQLTERFELMVCGKEIANSYSELNDPIDQRERFEEQLKLSEKGDDEAMFIDQDFLRALEYGMPPTAGLGIGMDRLLMYLTNNPSIQEVLFFPQMRPEKKASSYELTDEESLIISILQKNDNIKELNSLKSETNLSGKKWDKSMKNLAKYNLTKVSVDGDEKTVTYIGE; encoded by the coding sequence ATGCAATTGTCTGAGCAAGAAATTATTCGTAGAGAAAAATTACAACAACTACGTGATTTGGGTATCGAACCCTACCCTGCCAAAGAATTCGAAGTAACGACCTATTCGTCTCATATAAAAGAAAATTATGAAGAAGGCAAAGTGGTAAAACTAGCCGGACGCCTAATGAGTACCCGCATTATGGGAAAAGCTTCCTTTGCCGAATTACAAGATAGTGAAGGCAGAATACAAATCTATATTTCGCGTGATGACCTTCCGAATGAGTCGGATTATAATACGGTATTCAAAAAACTCTTAGACATCGGAGATTTTATCGGTATCGAAGGCTATCTATTCAAAACAAAAGTTGGTGAGATTTCTGTACACGTAACACAACTCACCGTTTTGGCAAAAACACTTCGACCTTTACCAATCGTAAAAACCGATGACGATGGACACGTTTTTGATGCATTTGTAGATCCAGAATTACGCTATAGAATGCGCTATGTAGATTTGGTTGTAAATCCTCATGTGAAAACAATCTTCCAAAAAAGAACAAAATTGTTTCAAGCAATGCGCGATTTCTTCAACGCTCGTGGTTATCTAGAAGTAGAAACGCCCATCCTCCAATCAATACCAGGTGGCGCTGCAGCAAGACCTTTTATTACGCACCACAATGCTCTAGACATCCCATTATATTTGCGTATTGCCAATGAATTATACCTAAAAAGATTAATTGTGGGTGGTTTTGATGGAGTCTATGAGTTTTCTAAAAACTTCAGAAATGAAGGCATGGACAGAACACATAATCCAGAATTTACTGCAATGGAAATCTATGTCGCCTACAAAGATTACAACTGGATGATGGATTTCACCGAGCAACTCTTAGAACATTGTGCTATCGCTGTTAACGGAAGTACAAAAGCAACATTTGGTGAACATGAAATTGATTTCAAAGCACCCTATAAGCGAGTTACAATGAGACAATCGATTATCGATTTTACTGGTTTTGATATAGAAGGCAAAACAGAAGAAGAATTGAGAAAAGCTGCTCTAGAAATGGGAATTGCCGTGGATGAAACCATGGGTAAAGGAAAATTAATTGACGAGATTTTTGGAGAAAAATGCGAAGGCAATTACATTCAACCAACATTCATTACCGATTATCCAAAAGCAATGTCTCCACTTACCAAAAAACATCGAGACAATGAACAATTGACCGAACGTTTTGAGCTTATGGTATGTGGAAAAGAAATTGCCAACTCTTATTCGGAATTAAATGATCCAATTGATCAGCGCGAACGTTTTGAAGAACAATTGAAACTTTCTGAAAAAGGGGACGATGAAGCAATGTTTATTGATCAAGATTTCTTACGTGCTTTAGAATATGGTATGCCACCTACAGCAGGATTGGGTATTGGGATGGATCGCTTGTTGATGTATCTGACCAACAATCCTTCTATACAAGAAGTATTGTTTTTCCCACAAATGAGACCCGAAAAGAAAGCTTCTTCTTACGAATTAACAGACGAAGAATCATTAATTATCAGTATTTTACAAAAAAATGATAATATTAAAGAGTTAAATAGTTTGAAATCTGAAACTAATCTAAGTGGAAAGAAATGGGACAAGTCAATGAAAAATTTGGCTAAATACAATCTGACCAAAGTTTCGGTAGACGGTGATGAAAAAACAGTGACTTATATTGGAGAATAA